One genomic region from Camelus bactrianus isolate YW-2024 breed Bactrian camel chromosome 3, ASM4877302v1, whole genome shotgun sequence encodes:
- the GRXCR2 gene encoding glutaredoxin domain-containing cysteine-rich protein 2, translating to MEDPEKKLSQKSDSKPRKVRFKISSSYSGRVLKQVFEDGQELESPKEEYPHSFLQEALEPMDGVYGSGEAPKPRPCSPKLTAQRISVVREGSAYTLAGSQPFFNDYKANDHKSPPIIDFGKIIIYTNNLKIIRTPMDKRDFKRKILQKEEEAEEESLMSKEGIYGDQSDGPLPETEGTFPHNRYPQEGELPEDSCFHCRGSGSAPCSLCHGSKFSMLANRFKESYRALRCPACNENGLQPCQICNQ from the exons ATGGAGGATCCCGAGAAGAAGCTGAGCCAGAAGAGCGACAGCAAACCCCGGAAAGTACGCTTTAAAATCTCTTCCTCCTACAGTGGCCGGGTGTTGAAGCAGGTCTTTGAGGATGGACAGGAATTAGAGTCGCCAAAGGAGGAATATCCTCACAGTTTTCTCCAAGAGGCCCTTGAACCAATGGATGGTGTTTACGGGTCTGGGGAAGCCCCCAAGCCCCGACCGTGCTCCCCCAAGCTGACTGCTCAGAGGATCAGCGTGGTTAGAGAGGGCAGTGCCTACACTTTGGCAGGCAGCCAGCCTTTCTTCAACGATTACAAGGCGAATGACCATAAG TCCCCGCCTATTATAGATTTTGGAAAGATAATCATCTACACAAATAACCTGAAAATCATTCGAACTCCAATGGACAAGAGAGACTTCAAGAGGAAGATTCtccagaaggaagaggaggctgaggaAGAGTCTCTGATGAGCAAAGAAGGAATCTATGGAGACCAGAGCGATGGGCCTTTGCCGGAGACGGAAGGCACTTTCCCCCATAACCGGTACCCACAG GAAGGGGAGCTTCCCGAGGACAGCTGTTTTCACTGCCGAGGGTCGGGCAGTGCCCCCTGCTCTCTCTGCCACGGCAGCAAGTTCTCGATGCTGGCCAACAGATTTAAGGAGTCCTATCGGGCCCTGCGGTGCCCTGCCTGCAACGAGAATGGCCTGCAGCCTTGCCAGATTTGCAATCAATAG